In a single window of the Veillonella sp. genome:
- a CDS encoding LptF/LptG family permease: protein MRLLDKYILKAFVGPFLFGVFAFTSIFIGTGTLFRIAQYITEYGAPLLLVMKAFVLALPSIVILTFPMSVLLASLMTFSRLSSTSEIVVMRAGGLSFLRLAMPVYIIALIISIGAVAFNEFVVPRTNNMYQTIVREQIMKNASPQTQNHIVLKTMNGNDLGTLMYAKSYNAETKKLSMITVQQFGEGGKLQQVENADTAVWNGQYWVMQNGIIYDISAGDGVERTMKFKEQSLPIKSAPKDIQQDQRKPEELTIKELRHQIKAYKAAYTNANKLEMEMYQRFTIPLASFVFALVGAPLGLQKQRSSSSIGFGISILIIFIYYGVMTFAGALGKGGALPTVFAALIPDTLGIIAGLYLNWRVSK, encoded by the coding sequence ATGAGATTATTAGATAAATATATACTAAAAGCCTTTGTAGGCCCGTTCCTATTTGGGGTATTTGCTTTTACCAGTATCTTTATTGGTACCGGTACATTGTTTAGAATTGCTCAATATATTACTGAATATGGGGCTCCATTATTGCTTGTTATGAAAGCCTTTGTATTGGCTTTACCAAGCATTGTTATCTTAACATTTCCTATGTCAGTGTTATTGGCTTCTCTTATGACATTTAGTCGTTTGAGTAGTACTAGTGAAATTGTTGTTATGCGTGCTGGTGGTCTTAGCTTTTTACGCTTAGCGATGCCGGTATACATCATCGCTCTCATCATCTCAATTGGGGCTGTCGCATTTAATGAATTTGTTGTACCACGTACAAATAATATGTATCAAACAATTGTACGGGAACAGATTATGAAAAATGCATCACCTCAAACACAAAATCATATCGTTTTAAAAACGATGAATGGTAATGATTTAGGTACATTGATGTATGCTAAAAGCTACAATGCAGAAACTAAAAAGTTAAGCATGATTACGGTGCAACAATTTGGTGAAGGTGGCAAGTTACAACAGGTTGAAAATGCAGATACTGCCGTTTGGAATGGTCAATATTGGGTGATGCAAAACGGCATCATTTATGATATTTCCGCCGGTGATGGTGTAGAACGTACAATGAAATTCAAGGAGCAATCCTTGCCAATTAAATCTGCACCAAAAGACATTCAACAAGATCAACGTAAACCAGAAGAATTAACAATCAAAGAATTACGTCATCAAATTAAAGCGTATAAGGCGGCGTATACGAATGCAAATAAACTAGAAATGGAAATGTACCAACGCTTTACAATTCCATTAGCTAGCTTTGTATTTGCTCTTGTAGGTGCTCCATTAGGCCTTCAAAAACAACGCTCTAGCTCATCTATTGGCTTTGGTATCAGTATTTTAATCATCTTTATCTACTATGGTGTGATGACATTTGCTGGTGCATTAGGTAAAGGTGGGGCATTGCCGACTGTATTTGCCGCATTAATTCCAGATACATTAGGTATCATTGCCGGTTTATATTTAAATTGGCGTGTATCCAAGTAA